CCTGTAATTGTAATCGTTTTTGCAGTTGTATTTTTCACAAAACTAATTCCCGAAGCTGGTAATCCAGTTACTGTTGCATCCGTAGCATCTCCGCCCCAAGTGAAAACAATTGTACCAATTGCTGTTCCGCTTGTTACTGATTGATTGTTATTTGTTGTCGAAGTTAAGGTTTGAGTACTTGTTGGTGGATTACCTTCGCCTTGCACCGCCACAAGTGAACCTGTATAATTAGTAAGTGTAGATTTTAACGCTGTAATTACAAGTGATGATGTATCGTCAACACTATTGTTGAATACCCATTTTAAATCTCCTCCGGAAACACGTCCTGAATACTGTGTTACTTTTGTTTTTGCTGTTGCAGGTTGATCTATCGTCAGGTTTTTAACGTACAAAGCAGCATCTGTATCAAAGTTGTTATACGTATTTGCTCCAGATTTTGATTTAATACTACTGCTTACTGTTTCACCTCTTGTTGCGGAAACATAAGCATCAAAATCTGTGGTGGAACTTATTTTTCCTGAGATGTTGTATAACGGATTTGTATCACCGTAAGCAACAAAACGCATATTATTTGTAGCATTATCAGCATCAAAAGTATTGTTGAAAGCTTTAATAGTTCCTCCGGCTTCTCCAGAAAAAGTTCCCATTGTACCGGCATTATTTACTTGATTTGCTTCATCCCAAATATCAGAGCCTTGCAAAGAAGTAAGCATTGGATGTTTGCTATTGCGGTAATAATTTCCTTCTACGAAAAGTGATGATCCCAAAGTTGATCCCGCTCCATATTTTGAAACTCCGTCATAATAGTTGTTGTAAATATGTGCGGAATAATAGCGAACACGTGGATGACGAGAATCGGAGTGGTCAAACCAATTGTGATGATATGTGATATATAATCCCGTTGTAGTTCCTTCGCTTAAGCCTAAAAGACTTGCTTTTCCGTTATCCCAAAAGTGATTGTAAGACAAGGTTATGTAAGTTGACGATTTATTATCTAACGCACCATCGCCTTTAATTTGGTCAGCGTCACTACCTGCATTTCCGTAGAATAAATCGCAATTGTGAACCCAAATATGGTCATTATCCTGTTGCATTCCCACATTGTCTCCTGCGGTACTATTGCAATTCATAAAACCAATATTGCTAACTTCGATATTTGAAGCAGTTTTAAGGCGAACGCCCCAACCATTTGCAACAGCATCAGTTCCTACACCTTCGATAGTCACGTAGCTTGAAGCATTGTTTGCGTTTTCGATCACAACATCTCCACCTTCCATCACGGTCATATCAGTTATATTTCCAATCAAACGAATAATGAACGGTCTTGTATCTTTCCCTTTTTTGATGGCATAAAGAATATTTTGTAAACCAACACATGGATTTGCACTAGCTCCGGTAATATTCATGGAAATTGTATTCTTTGTGTTTTGTGTAATGTAAAGAATAACAGCTCCATCTTTTGGTGTTCCATCAGCTTTGTATCCTCCAGGAACACGTCCACCGTCGAAAGCAAAACCGTTTCGATCTTGTGCTAAAACAGTTAAATTACTTGTTGTAGATCCTGTTCCTTCTACTCCGGAAATCACAGGTTTTACTTTGACGGTGTAGGTTCCGGATTTAAGTCCAGGAATATCAGCTCGGAAATAAGTTCCGTAACTGCGAATAAGCTGATCGTCTATTTTTTGATCTGTAATTCCTTGTCCGGAGTAATAAACATTATACGTTTGAGCATTGCTTACAGGTTGCCATTTCACAAATGCAGATTCAAGCCAACCTGAAGCTTCATTAATTTGAACTTGTTGTGCCCATGTTTGCAGGGTGAGAAAAAATACAATCAGAATAAGTAGGTTTTTTTTCATAATTTTTTGGTTTGATGTTAGTTGTAAAAACGGATAATTTTAAATATCAAAAACTCAACGTTGAATTGTAATCGATTACACAAAAATATATCTTATTTTGTAATTACATATTTATTTTTAATTAAAATCAATAATAATATAATTTTTTAATTATTAAAATGATTATTATGTAATAAATTACACTAAATGCAATTTATTACATAATGGCAGAAAACATTGTTAGGTGAGAATTTTGCTGATAATTTGAATTTGTAAGAGAAGGTATTTTATTAAAAATATCAATTTTTACATTTTTTTAAATCCAAAAAACAAATATTTAATTTTTAAAGAAAAATAGTGTTAATTATAAAATTTTGAATTGATTTTTTAACCTGTAAAAGTATTTTTAAGCACAATTTAAACTAGATTTTTATGTTGAAATTAATCAGGAATTTAAATTTAGATAAAATTGATTTTGAGAATGTATAAGTTTAAGAAGATATTTTTGAGTAAAAATTGGGCATAAAAAAAGCCTTTTTGAAATTTCAAAAAGGCTTTTTTTTTATTGTTTGTAGCAACTATTATTTATTGCTTGCTAGTTTTGATAGTAATCTTAGGAATTCTATATATAACCAAACCAGAGTAATCATTAGTCCCATTGCACCGTACCATTCCATGAATTTTGGCATTCTTTGTTCAACTCCTTTTTCGATTTGATCGAAATCTAAAAATAAGTTCAAAGCAGCAATGATAATCACGAAAACGCTAATTCCAATACTCATCATTCCATTTCCGTAGTGAACAGGAGTGAAATTAAAAATCAAAGAAGCAATCCATGAAATCAAATAGTAAGTAGCAATTGCTAAAGTAGCAGCAATCACAACCGATTTGAATTGTTCCGTAACTTTTACAATTTTAAATTTATATAAACCTAAACAAACTAAAAAGGTAACTAATGTTGCACTAACAGCATTAATTACAATTCCAGGATATCTTAATTCAAATATTGCAGAAATTCCTCCAATAAACAGACCTTCAAACAAAGCATAACCAGGAGCTAAATATGGTGAAGCCTGAGGTTTAAAAGTAGATACTACAACTAGAATTAACCCAACAATTGCACCACCAATAGCTGGTAAAATTGGATTCATTCCGTTAAAAGCCATCCACCATGTTATCATAGAAGAGGCACATAATATTAAAAATAAAATAGCTGTTTTATTGATAGTACCTGACAATGTCATTTCCTGATTGTAATCAATAATTTGTGCATGGTGTACTTCTTCAGCTTTTGAAACAGCATTTGATGAGAAACGCTTGTCGCTTAAAAATGGATTTTTTGAATTGAAGTTCATAGTTTTAATACATTTAATTGTATTCAAATATATGGAGTTTTTTCGAAGTCCTATAGTTTCGGCGAAATTTTTAACATGATTTTTTCTTCTGTTAAAATCCTTTCTAAAATAAAAAAGTCCATCAAAAGAAACTCTTGATGGACTTGTATTTTATTTAGTTAATTTTATTTCAATAAGTCTACTACTAAAGATGGAAATAAACCGAGAGCAATATTTAATACAATTGAAATTATTGCAACTGCATAAATAAGGAAAGGTTTTCCTGTACGTTCCTGATTTGGCTCTTTAGAATACATTGCTAAAATTAGTTTGAAATAATATCCAACACTAATAATAGAATTGATAACAGCAACAATTACTAAAGCGATATATCCTGCTTGAATTGTTTGATTGAATAAGAATAACTTAGCAAAGAATCCAGAGAAAATTGGAATACCGGCCATAGATAATAATGAACCTGTAAGGATAGCAGCCAATAATGGATTTGTTTTTCCTAAACCATGAAAGTTAGTAATATCTTCGTTATCCTGATTTTTGCATACATATAGAACAACACTAAAAGCAGCGATTCCGGCTAATGCATAAGCAGCTGTGTAATATAATAATACTCCTGCAGATGTTGCTACAGTTAATAAAGTCATCAACATAAAACCTGCATGTGAGATTCCTGAGAATGCTAACATACGTTTTACATTTACCTGACGCAATGCCATTATATTTCCAACAGTCATAGAAGCTATTGAAATAATTACTACAATCGTTTCAAATGTTCCTAAAAGATCCTGATTGTCTAAAGATGGAACTAAGTTTAATGCTGAAACTAATTTGTAAAGTGTTGCAATTGCTACAACTTTAGCCAAAGTACTCATTAATGCTGTAGTCAAAGCAGGAGATCCTTCGTAAACATCCGGAGCCCAGAAGTGGAAAGGAACCGCAGCAACTTTAAACAACATTCCGATAATCATTAAGATCATTCCAATTGGAAACCAGATTGGTAATTCGGCAGATAAAGAACTTTCGTGAATTTCTGCAACATCAAAGCTTCCCATTGCTCCGTAGATCAAACAGATTCCGAATAAGATAATTCCAGATGCAAAAGATCCCATCAAGAAGTATTTCATACCAGCTTCGTTACTTTTTAGATTCAAACGATCGCTCGCTGCCAAAATATAAAGAGCAATTGATAAAATTTCGATTCCTAAGAAAAACATCGCTAAGTTTCCAAAAGAAACCATTGCAACTCCTCCAGCTAATAAAAACACTTTTATAGCAACA
This genomic window from Flavobacterium sp. 9 contains:
- a CDS encoding T9SS type A sorting domain-containing protein; protein product: MKKNLLILIVFFLTLQTWAQQVQINEASGWLESAFVKWQPVSNAQTYNVYYSGQGITDQKIDDQLIRSYGTYFRADIPGLKSGTYTVKVKPVISGVEGTGSTTSNLTVLAQDRNGFAFDGGRVPGGYKADGTPKDGAVILYITQNTKNTISMNITGASANPCVGLQNILYAIKKGKDTRPFIIRLIGNITDMTVMEGGDVVIENANNASSYVTIEGVGTDAVANGWGVRLKTASNIEVSNIGFMNCNSTAGDNVGMQQDNDHIWVHNCDLFYGNAGSDADQIKGDGALDNKSSTYITLSYNHFWDNGKASLLGLSEGTTTGLYITYHHNWFDHSDSRHPRVRYYSAHIYNNYYDGVSKYGAGSTLGSSLFVEGNYYRNSKHPMLTSLQGSDIWDEANQVNNAGTMGTFSGEAGGTIKAFNNTFDADNATNNMRFVAYGDTNPLYNISGKISSTTDFDAYVSATRGETVSSSIKSKSGANTYNNFDTDAALYVKNLTIDQPATAKTKVTQYSGRVSGGDLKWVFNNSVDDTSSLVITALKSTLTNYTGSLVAVQGEGNPPTSTQTLTSTTNNNQSVTSGTAIGTIVFTWGGDATDATVTGLPASGISFVKNTTAKTITITGTPTATISYSIATTGTGTPATGSGTITVTAAGSQTLTSTTNNNQTVASGTAIGTIVFTWGGNATDATVTGLPASGISFVKNTTAKTITITGTPTANVSYSITTTGTGTPATGSGTITVTTGTPTGNEIHNFTTSGKTSSFYAITGNMNSTAGSVTYAGLTLTARLKIESSTSITYTTTSASTLTLVFDSNFTGTIKVNNVSYTASAGIVTASIPAGTNTITKGSVANLFYISTEYSGSTLRLAKTTEITENTESTKVILYPNPATDTLYLSDSNQQVEKVLLYNMSGTLVKTAHKGNQNIDLTGLIPGTYLAKIYTTNGSINQTILKK
- a CDS encoding Bax inhibitor-1/YccA family protein, which codes for MNFNSKNPFLSDKRFSSNAVSKAEEVHHAQIIDYNQEMTLSGTINKTAILFLILCASSMITWWMAFNGMNPILPAIGGAIVGLILVVVSTFKPQASPYLAPGYALFEGLFIGGISAIFELRYPGIVINAVSATLVTFLVCLGLYKFKIVKVTEQFKSVVIAATLAIATYYLISWIASLIFNFTPVHYGNGMMSIGISVFVIIIAALNLFLDFDQIEKGVEQRMPKFMEWYGAMGLMITLVWLYIEFLRLLSKLASNK
- a CDS encoding NADH-quinone oxidoreductase subunit N; the encoded protein is MNTLIAITGLGIFCLLFEILNLRKAIVPITIIGLLGVLALNYNEFGLEQSYYNNMITVSKFSTAFSSLFIILTIFLVALSHNFYENHPTKISDFVAIKVFLLAGGVAMVSFGNLAMFFLGIEILSIALYILAASDRLNLKSNEAGMKYFLMGSFASGIILFGICLIYGAMGSFDVAEIHESSLSAELPIWFPIGMILMIIGMLFKVAAVPFHFWAPDVYEGSPALTTALMSTLAKVVAIATLYKLVSALNLVPSLDNQDLLGTFETIVVIISIASMTVGNIMALRQVNVKRMLAFSGISHAGFMLMTLLTVATSAGVLLYYTAAYALAGIAAFSVVLYVCKNQDNEDITNFHGLGKTNPLLAAILTGSLLSMAGIPIFSGFFAKLFLFNQTIQAGYIALVIVAVINSIISVGYYFKLILAMYSKEPNQERTGKPFLIYAVAIISIVLNIALGLFPSLVVDLLK